CGAGAGCGGGTTCGCCCCGCTCGCGATCATCTGGGTGCCGTTGGCGCTGACCAGCGCGGCGCGGGCGGGGAGGATCCCCGGATTTAACTGCGCCAGCTGCGCGACGACGCGTTTGCCTTGCGTCAGCCCGCCGAGGCGCGCCTCGGTCGAGTAGCCGCTCGCGCGGATCACCCACACCGCCATGGAAGAGCCGGCCGCCGGTCGCAGCCGCTGGGCGACCACGTCCGAGTAGCCGTCACTGACGGTGTAGCGGACCGAGTCGTAGGTGGTGGTCGAGCCGATCCCCCGGTTGGCGGCCAGATAGCTTTGGAGTCCTGCCTGGGCCAGCGACAAGGCCCGCGCGCCGGCGAGCGAGTTGTCCGTGGTGCGGTGTTCCGCCGAGACGAGGATGAACGCCGCCGTCAGCATCACCGTGAGGAGCGTGGTCACGAGGAGCGTGGTCGGCAGCACGAAGCCGCGCGCCGGTGCGAGCGGGCTACTGCGCATTGTTTCGGAACAGGATGTTGGTCGTGAGGTCGAACCTCATCGGCACGGTCCGGCCCGCCGGCAGATCCTCGCTCGCCGTAACCAGCCTGGCCCTGAGGCCCCTTACCGTGTTGAGGTCCGCCGGCGCCGAGGTCTGCACGGCGAGCGTGTACCCCACCAGGAACTGGAAGCTGGCGCTGGTGTCGAACGGGGACACCAGCTCATCCCTCACGCCCGTAGTGATCACCGTGCGCCAGAGAGCCAGCCGGCCGGGCAGCTCGGCGGAAGACGCGAACGCGTAGCGAATCTCCTGATACAGGTAGATGAGCGAGCCGGTGGGCGTTGCCAGCACGTTCGGCGCGACCGCGACGGCCCTGGCCGCCCATCCCGGAGCGGCGAGCGTCGTGATTCCCGAGTCCGCGCACGGCGTCATGGAGGTGCTGGACACGGTCGCGGGCTTGACGAACCGGTAGGCGAGGGTGATCGGATCTCTCCAGGCGTAGCCGCTGATCGTGGCCCCGCTGTATGTCGAGTTCTCGGCGGGGAGCAGGCTCACGATCGTCGCGCCTCCGACCTGCGCGCATGCGATGCCGAAGGCGTAGGGCACGCGGATCGTGACGGAGTCACGGCTGGCCGCGACGAGGCCGCTGTCGCTCACCGCCCGGAATTCGGACGTCATCACGTTGAGCGCGGCGCGCGCGCCAGCGCGCGCTTGCATCACCGCGTCCTGCGTCCCGACGAAGCGGGCCTGGTTGATGACGAGCCGGGTGAGCGCCGCGCCGATGATGCCGGCGATCGCCATGGCCACCATCAGCTCGGCGAGCGAGAAACCGCGGCGGGTCATCATGACTTCAGGGGCACCGGCTGGCGCGGCTTGCCGCGTTTCATGAAGATGGTGTCGGGGCGGGCGCCGGCGATCGAGGTGCCCACCGACACGCGTATGCTGTCGAGCCGCGGCGAGAGGACCGTCACCCCCGTGCACCCCAGGATCATCACGATGCCGCTCATGGTCGTGTCGCAGCCGGCTATCGAGGGCAGGCTGTCGAAGGCCACCGTGGAGGCTCGGTCCACCTTGCTCAGCAGCACCGACATCATCAGCGCCTGATCCGTGGCCCGGGTGGAGTGCTTCGCCACCTGGAACGCCAGGCCCGCGAGGCTCAGGATCACGGCCGAGAAGATGACGACGCTGATCATGATCTCGATGAGCGAGAAGCCGGAGCGGCCGGCGCTCAGTCGATGATGCGGATCTGCCCCGCGCGGGTCATGCGGATCTGCTTCTGGTAGCTGGCGTCCCCGATACTGACGATCACCGAGGCGGTGGTCATGCCGTTCGGCAGTACCTGGACCGACGCCGGCGTCGCGGTGAAGGTCGTCAGCTTGAACTCCGACTCCGGCCCGAAGCGTCGGGTGTAGAGCGTCGTCCCCGATCCCGGGTCGGTCACTGTCGTGGTCTTGGCGCCGGGGCTGAACAGCATCGTGACCGGCTGGTGCTGCCGGCCGGCCAGCGACTGCGCCAGGAAGAAGTCCGCCGCGATGACGTTCGCGGCGCGGTTGATCCGGGCGTGCGTGATCTGCCGGATCACCGACGGCGTGAGCGCACCCACCACCGTGGCGACCACGAGGAGCACCATCACCGCTTCGATGATGGAGAAGCCTGTCCGTGACCGGTGCCAACATCCCGCCTCGCACCTGGGAATCCGCATCGCCTCGAAGTCTGTCCCTCTCAGGGGTAGCAAGCTTCGTTCCGCCAGAGCCCTGAGGGCGTAAGTGCTTGCCGCGCCGACGACTGCAATCCCTAAGTGTGGGGAGTAGGGGGCTCATGGGCAAGGGTAAGTGCTGCAGGGTTCGGCAGAGGGATGCAAGAACCCGCACGTTCAAAGACTTAGCCAAATACCTCGAGCGCGATCGGGACTCGGCCAAAGGGCGCGCTAACCTGGGCCCCCTGCACCATGTGGCGTACCCGCGCCAGCATCTCCCGGGCGATAGAGACGCCCTCCGCCAGGGATGCCTCCTTGCCCTTGTCCTGCGCCGTCCGCATCCGGTCGATCACGGAGTCAGGCACCGAAACGCCCGGCACCTCGTTGGCCAGGAACTCCGCGTTGCGCAGCGACACCAGCGGCCAGATCCCGGCCACGATGGGGATGCGGAACTCCTCGATTCGGGCGAGGAAGCGCTCGAGCTGCTCCGGGTCGAACACCGGCTGGGTGACGGCGAACTCAGCCCCCGCGTCCACCTTCCACGCGAAGCGCTTGAGCTCGCGGT
The Gemmatimonadales bacterium DNA segment above includes these coding regions:
- a CDS encoding type II secretion system protein produces the protein MTRRGFSLAELMVAMAIAGIIGAALTRLVINQARFVGTQDAVMQARAGARAALNVMTSEFRAVSDSGLVAASRDSVTIRVPYAFGIACAQVGGATIVSLLPAENSTYSGATISGYAWRDPITLAYRFVKPATVSSTSMTPCADSGITTLAAPGWAARAVAVAPNVLATPTGSLIYLYQEIRYAFASSAELPGRLALWRTVITTGVRDELVSPFDTSASFQFLVGYTLAVQTSAPADLNTVRGLRARLVTASEDLPAGRTVPMRFDLTTNILFRNNAQ
- a CDS encoding GspH/FimT family protein produces the protein MMVLLVVATVVGALTPSVIRQITHARINRAANVIAADFFLAQSLAGRQHQPVTMLFSPGAKTTTVTDPGSGTTLYTRRFGPESEFKLTTFTATPASVQVLPNGMTTASVIVSIGDASYQKQIRMTRAGQIRIID